Proteins from a single region of Pseudomonas sp. BSw22131:
- a CDS encoding GNAT family N-acetyltransferase, which translates to MTTIIKRLTPDHASSYRALMLEAYRLHPDAFTSDVGEREALPIDWWEKRLNSGSDAADLVFAAFEGEDLLGVAGLSVERRKKASHKSTLFGMYVPLAHREKGIGYKLLRSVLAYAKSQSQLLLVQLTVTEGNRGAQGLYERMGFKPFGIEPLAVAVGQQYISKVHMWHDLRNDTCEN; encoded by the coding sequence ATGACCACGATAATCAAACGACTGACCCCGGATCATGCCTCGTCGTATCGAGCGCTAATGCTTGAGGCTTATCGCCTTCATCCCGATGCTTTTACTTCCGATGTCGGCGAGCGCGAAGCCTTACCCATCGACTGGTGGGAGAAAAGGCTTAATAGTGGATCTGATGCTGCCGATCTGGTGTTCGCTGCGTTTGAGGGTGAGGATTTGCTTGGTGTCGCTGGACTTTCTGTTGAAAGAAGAAAGAAGGCCAGCCACAAATCCACGCTCTTCGGAATGTACGTTCCACTCGCTCATCGAGAGAAAGGCATCGGATATAAACTGCTGCGCAGCGTCCTGGCCTATGCGAAATCCCAGTCTCAGCTTTTGCTCGTTCAGCTCACCGTCACCGAGGGTAATCGAGGTGCACAAGGGCTCTACGAGCGAATGGGATTCAAGCCATTTGGAATAGAACCTTTGGCGGTAGCAGTAGGGCAGCAATACATTTCGAAAGTGCATATGTGGCACGATCTACGAAACGATACCTGCGAAAATTAA
- a CDS encoding TonB-dependent receptor has product MFRKSQLYVRAGLGFAAFALALPSFAADAPPAIDDSTLATLPQVTVKATKRKPALRQQTNSGALGSHAVIDTPFSFKSVGSDEIQARQAGILSEAVKYDASVTSISSSYGTHPATLAVRGLPLDDLNGYKVDGMANINRGVEMPLEMFERVDVLKGLSGFMYGFGSPGGIVNYVTKRPTDKTTLSVDAGYQSNNLYKEHLDAGGRLDDPRFGYRVNVVHEEGDAASGNAKVNRTAVSVALNAQLSDDLSVDFDTLYQKRNTSGGTDIIVNTKNALPSPIDGSKRLYSNGSYTDVDYSLSTVSATYKFSPDWTGKLAYRYSDSTRRYVKDQYQISSDAGGYTDKVTSEYHAYDYNDTMGTLEGKFTTGWFTHDMVLGASYSQLNSDKSVVTPKTTVGKGNLYNPTIFSVYNIDYSGGTYGDDNVKESAVFASDTIGLGEHWSLLAGLRNENFQEQTHDSATSAATQYKARPATPTLALMYKPTQDMTLYASYVESLESGGTAPSNAFNSDQTLGPLRSKQYEVGVKAQQRNWSATAAAFRIDRGAEYTNDANVYVQSGTIRYQGLELNASVDATPDLTVEGSVMSLDSAYHDAGDGVDGNRAAGAARYQAATQVTYRVPMVQGMFLHTGVQRIGEMAVDSGDVHTLPAYSLFDAGGGYRLRLGDGHALTLGANVTNLANKQYWTYYQENYLQPGSPRTLSLNTRYDF; this is encoded by the coding sequence ATGTTTCGCAAATCTCAGCTGTATGTGCGTGCAGGTCTCGGTTTCGCAGCGTTTGCCCTGGCCTTGCCATCGTTTGCGGCCGATGCACCACCGGCCATCGACGACAGTACGTTGGCCACGTTGCCTCAAGTCACAGTAAAGGCAACCAAGCGCAAGCCGGCGTTGCGCCAGCAGACCAACAGCGGTGCCTTGGGCAGCCACGCGGTGATCGACACGCCGTTTTCGTTCAAGAGCGTAGGCAGCGACGAAATCCAGGCCCGTCAGGCGGGCATCCTGTCTGAGGCCGTCAAGTATGATGCCTCGGTCACCTCCATCAGCTCCAGCTATGGCACCCACCCAGCCACGCTGGCCGTTCGCGGCCTGCCCCTGGATGACCTGAACGGCTACAAAGTCGACGGCATGGCCAACATCAACCGCGGTGTGGAAATGCCTCTTGAGATGTTCGAGCGGGTCGATGTGCTTAAAGGTCTGTCGGGCTTCATGTATGGCTTCGGCAGCCCGGGCGGCATCGTCAACTACGTGACCAAGCGGCCTACCGACAAGACCACCCTCAGCGTTGATGCCGGCTACCAGTCCAACAACCTTTATAAGGAGCATCTGGACGCCGGAGGGCGTCTGGATGACCCGCGTTTCGGCTACAGGGTCAATGTGGTACACGAGGAGGGCGATGCCGCTTCGGGTAACGCCAAGGTCAACCGAACGGCAGTCAGCGTTGCGCTGAACGCGCAGCTCAGTGATGACCTGAGCGTTGACTTCGACACCCTGTACCAGAAACGCAATACCAGCGGTGGCACCGACATCATCGTCAACACCAAGAACGCCTTGCCCAGCCCTATTGACGGCAGCAAACGCCTGTACAGCAATGGCTCCTATACCGATGTCGACTACAGCCTGTCGACCGTGAGCGCCACCTACAAGTTTTCTCCCGACTGGACCGGTAAGCTGGCCTACCGCTACAGCGATTCGACACGCCGTTATGTGAAGGACCAATACCAGATTTCCAGCGACGCCGGCGGCTACACCGACAAGGTCACGTCCGAGTACCACGCCTACGACTACAACGACACCATGGGCACCCTGGAAGGTAAATTCACCACGGGATGGTTCACTCACGACATGGTACTCGGCGCCAGCTATTCGCAACTGAACTCGGACAAATCCGTGGTCACCCCCAAGACCACCGTGGGCAAGGGCAACCTGTACAACCCGACGATCTTCTCGGTGTACAACATCGACTACAGCGGCGGTACCTACGGCGACGACAACGTCAAGGAAAGCGCGGTGTTCGCCAGCGACACCATCGGCCTGGGCGAACACTGGTCGTTGCTGGCTGGCCTGCGCAACGAAAACTTCCAGGAGCAAACCCACGACTCCGCCACCTCGGCGGCGACACAGTACAAGGCCCGGCCCGCAACCCCAACTCTTGCGCTGATGTACAAGCCGACCCAGGACATGACGCTGTATGCCAGTTATGTCGAATCTCTGGAAAGCGGCGGTACCGCACCCAGTAACGCCTTCAACTCCGACCAGACCCTGGGCCCGCTGCGCAGCAAGCAATACGAGGTGGGCGTGAAAGCCCAGCAACGTAACTGGAGTGCTACCGCCGCAGCGTTTCGCATCGACCGTGGCGCCGAGTACACCAACGACGCCAACGTCTACGTGCAAAGCGGCACCATCCGCTATCAGGGCCTGGAGCTGAACGCCAGCGTCGATGCCACACCGGACCTGACAGTGGAAGGTAGCGTCATGTCACTGGACTCGGCCTACCACGATGCGGGGGACGGTGTGGACGGAAACCGCGCAGCAGGTGCGGCGCGCTATCAGGCCGCAACCCAGGTTACGTACCGTGTGCCCATGGTGCAGGGGATGTTCCTGCACACCGGCGTCCAGCGTATCGGCGAAATGGCAGTGGATTCGGGCGACGTGCATACCCTGCCGGCCTACAGCCTGTTCGATGCAGGGGGCGGCTATCGTCTGCGTCTGGGCGATGGTCATGCGCTGACCTTGGGTGCCAACGTCACCAACCTGGCCAACAAACAGTACTGGACCTACTACCAGGAAAACTACCTGCAGCCGGGTTCGCCACGTACTTTAAGCCTCAATACCCGCTACGACTTCTAG
- a CDS encoding aldo/keto reductase family oxidoreductase, protein MAGLDKSGTFILGDRKIKRLGYGAMQLAGPGVFGPPKDRNAALAVLREAVESGVNHIDTSDFYGPHITNQIIREALHPYQDDLTIVTKIGARRGDDGAWLAAGSKAELTQAVQDNLRNLGLEVLDVVNFRAMHNAMGPGEGSIEASLTAVAELQQQGLVRHIGISNVTPTQVAEARKIVDVVCVQNLYNIAHQHDNAMIDELALDGIAYVPFFPLGGFTPIQSSALSSAAQRLGVTPKQLALAWLLRRSPNILLIPGTSSLAHLRENLAVADLHLRDEVLAELNAIAD, encoded by the coding sequence ATGGCTGGGTTAGATAAAAGCGGCACTTTCATTCTTGGCGACCGCAAAATCAAGCGTTTGGGCTACGGCGCAATGCAATTGGCCGGTCCGGGCGTGTTCGGCCCGCCCAAGGATCGTAATGCGGCGCTGGCAGTACTGCGCGAGGCCGTTGAATCGGGTGTGAACCACATAGACACCAGCGACTTCTACGGACCGCACATAACCAATCAGATTATCCGAGAGGCCCTGCATCCCTATCAGGACGATCTGACAATCGTAACCAAGATCGGCGCCCGGCGCGGGGACGATGGCGCCTGGCTCGCGGCCGGTTCAAAAGCAGAGCTGACCCAGGCAGTGCAAGACAATCTGCGCAATCTGGGCCTGGAAGTTCTGGATGTCGTCAATTTTCGGGCGATGCACAACGCAATGGGACCCGGCGAAGGATCAATCGAAGCTTCACTGACTGCTGTGGCGGAGCTGCAACAGCAAGGCCTCGTCCGCCATATCGGGATTAGCAACGTCACACCGACCCAAGTGGCCGAGGCGCGAAAAATCGTTGATGTCGTCTGCGTGCAGAACTTATACAACATCGCTCATCAGCACGACAACGCCATGATCGACGAGTTGGCTCTGGATGGCATTGCTTACGTGCCGTTCTTCCCTCTGGGCGGTTTCACCCCGATCCAGTCCTCCGCACTGTCTAGCGCTGCGCAACGACTCGGAGTTACGCCGAAGCAGTTAGCGCTGGCATGGCTACTGCGTCGTTCACCCAATATTCTATTGATTCCGGGGACTTCGTCATTAGCCCACTTGCGCGAAAACCTCGCTGTGGCCGATCTTCATCTGCGAGATGAGGTGCTGGCAGAGCTGAATGCAATCGCGGACTAA
- a CDS encoding ExbD/TolR family protein encodes MAGGLLGGDELEEDGFNPEINTTPLVDVMLVLLVIFIITVPAIQHSVKIDLPKAAAQQDNKPPPSVDLALDNEGHLHWDDRDIGDSDLPALIAEAAARQPVPELHLRAARNTPYEKVVQVMAAAQSGGLDKIGFVTQAVTP; translated from the coding sequence ATGGCCGGTGGATTGCTGGGCGGGGATGAGCTGGAAGAGGACGGCTTTAACCCCGAAATCAACACCACGCCGCTGGTGGACGTGATGCTGGTGCTGTTGGTGATCTTCATCATCACCGTGCCGGCCATCCAGCACTCGGTGAAGATTGACCTGCCTAAGGCCGCCGCGCAGCAGGACAACAAACCGCCGCCCTCCGTGGATCTGGCGCTGGACAACGAAGGCCACCTGCATTGGGACGACCGCGACATCGGCGACAGCGACTTGCCGGCACTGATCGCCGAGGCCGCTGCGCGTCAGCCGGTACCTGAGTTGCACCTGCGCGCCGCACGTAACACCCCGTATGAAAAGGTGGTGCAGGTAATGGCCGCGGCGCAGTCCGGTGGCCTGGACAAGATCGGCTTCGTGACCCAGGCCGTTACGCCTTAA
- a CDS encoding arginase family protein encodes MKSVGRTLNADPYPMLVIAAPSNLGLSPLRPGHEPGTWRAPAALVAAGLLQALIPREFKALPRPKYSTEEQPGTRLRNGHTIRSFNIALANLVSEASRQGDFALVIGGDCSILLGALAGVREAGPISLIHIDGHSDFRHPGNYDPTQSLGAVAGMDLALATGRGEQLATEWPGIAGPLVADADVIQLGERENRDDDFAWPDVNSTAINRVDVFEALRIGPTAVIGRISEVLARKPDQGYWIHLDIDVLDQTVMPAVDSPGSPGIPPDDLLIIIASFVANPLCKGMTVTVFDPDLDPDGCLASSIVKLLAQLPFPS; translated from the coding sequence ATGAAATCCGTTGGAAGAACGCTGAATGCTGACCCTTACCCCATGCTTGTGATTGCTGCGCCATCGAACCTTGGATTAAGTCCCTTGAGGCCTGGTCATGAACCGGGTACGTGGCGGGCTCCAGCTGCGCTGGTTGCTGCGGGCCTGCTACAAGCACTCATCCCTCGCGAGTTTAAGGCTTTACCTCGGCCCAAATACTCGACGGAAGAGCAGCCAGGAACACGTTTGCGTAACGGCCATACTATTCGTTCGTTCAATATTGCTTTGGCGAATCTGGTGAGTGAAGCCAGTAGACAAGGCGACTTCGCGCTTGTCATCGGGGGTGATTGTTCAATTCTGCTGGGCGCGTTAGCCGGAGTCCGCGAAGCGGGCCCTATTTCCCTCATTCATATTGATGGACACAGCGACTTCCGCCATCCGGGTAACTACGATCCGACGCAGAGCCTAGGCGCGGTTGCGGGCATGGACCTGGCGCTGGCTACTGGTCGTGGTGAGCAACTGGCAACGGAATGGCCAGGCATTGCCGGTCCGCTTGTTGCTGACGCCGATGTCATCCAACTGGGTGAGCGCGAGAACCGCGACGACGACTTTGCCTGGCCCGATGTAAATAGCACGGCTATTAATCGTGTCGATGTCTTCGAAGCCTTGAGGATAGGTCCGACGGCCGTTATAGGACGCATTAGTGAAGTGCTGGCTCGAAAGCCTGACCAGGGCTATTGGATACACCTGGACATAGACGTGCTGGATCAGACTGTAATGCCCGCTGTGGACTCGCCCGGTTCTCCAGGCATTCCACCTGACGACTTATTGATCATCATTGCATCATTCGTTGCCAACCCTCTATGTAAGGGAATGACTGTAACGGTATTCGATCCTGATCTAGACCCGGACGGATGCTTGGCCTCTAGCATTGTGAAGTTGCTAGCACAACTGCCGTTTCCAAGTTGA
- a CDS encoding MotA/TolQ/ExbB proton channel family protein, producing METGTLGLNVLWQQADFVTRTVALTLLVMSVASWYVMVDKLVRLALHRLRSPKLLAAFWNAPTLKDGLQQLDHHSAYTELTHAGISAARQHRDALDGDMNPPAFSEWLTRALRQATLTVGGQLQGGMAILATVGSSAPFVGLLGTVWGIYHALMKIGLTGDASIDKVAGPVGETLIMTALGLAVAIPATLGYNLLVRSNKQTLAELGKFAFELHDLLVIGARATPRGGQPARSTFNAQAEYV from the coding sequence ATGGAAACCGGAACACTGGGTTTGAATGTTTTGTGGCAACAGGCCGACTTTGTCACCCGTACCGTGGCCTTGACGTTGTTGGTGATGTCGGTTGCGTCCTGGTACGTGATGGTCGACAAGCTGGTGCGCCTGGCACTGCATCGCCTGCGTTCGCCGAAGTTGCTGGCGGCGTTCTGGAACGCACCGACGCTCAAGGATGGCTTGCAGCAATTGGATCATCATAGTGCCTACACCGAACTCACCCATGCAGGCATCAGCGCCGCACGCCAGCACCGTGATGCGCTGGATGGCGACATGAACCCGCCGGCCTTCAGTGAATGGCTGACCCGCGCCTTGCGCCAAGCCACCTTGACCGTGGGCGGACAGTTGCAAGGCGGCATGGCGATTTTGGCCACCGTGGGTTCCAGCGCCCCCTTTGTCGGTTTGCTCGGCACCGTGTGGGGCATCTATCACGCCTTGATGAAGATCGGCCTGACCGGCGACGCGAGCATCGACAAGGTCGCAGGCCCCGTCGGCGAAACGCTGATAATGACCGCTCTGGGACTGGCCGTGGCCATTCCGGCCACCCTGGGCTACAACCTGCTGGTGCGCAGTAACAAGCAGACCCTCGCTGAACTGGGCAAGTTTGCCTTCGAACTGCACGACCTGCTGGTAATCGGCGCCCGTGCGACCCCACGCGGCGGGCAGCCTGCGCGCAGCACGTTCAACGCCCAGGCGGAGTACGTCTGA
- a CDS encoding energy transducer TonB, whose amino-acid sequence MDATLTPLLYLQPLPAGSASRWLRRGCVVALVVLVHVLALSMVTRSSTPALAPPLIRTIYASVINEPTPAPAASAAPTPPPTPPPPVASVAPAPVAVQPIARPKPAAKPHVMQRPVAAVATTAPATISTAAAAPVVAPVVAQIPAPPPQPKTLTRGVEYVHEPQPEYPDSAREEGHEGTVILRVLVDEHGKPGAVDIVRSSGFGNLDEAGRTAVRGALFKPYLQEGHAASVYVIVPLRFQLDS is encoded by the coding sequence GTGGATGCAACGCTTACACCCCTGCTGTACCTTCAGCCATTGCCTGCCGGCAGTGCCTCGCGATGGCTGCGCCGAGGATGCGTGGTAGCGCTGGTGGTGTTGGTGCATGTTTTGGCATTGAGTATGGTGACCCGGTCATCAACCCCGGCGCTTGCACCACCGTTGATTCGTACTATTTATGCCTCGGTCATCAATGAACCGACTCCGGCGCCAGCCGCCAGTGCCGCGCCCACGCCACCCCCCACGCCACCGCCTCCCGTTGCCTCGGTTGCACCTGCACCTGTGGCCGTTCAGCCGATAGCCCGGCCCAAGCCCGCAGCCAAGCCGCATGTGATGCAACGCCCCGTTGCGGCCGTCGCAACGACCGCACCCGCGACCATCAGCACTGCGGCCGCCGCGCCGGTAGTCGCGCCGGTAGTCGCGCAAATTCCCGCACCACCGCCTCAGCCCAAGACCCTCACCCGTGGCGTCGAATACGTGCATGAACCACAACCCGAATATCCCGACAGTGCACGTGAAGAGGGCCACGAGGGCACCGTGATCCTGCGGGTACTGGTGGACGAGCACGGCAAGCCCGGCGCGGTGGACATCGTACGCTCGTCGGGCTTTGGCAACCTCGACGAGGCGGGCAGGACGGCTGTGCGCGGAGCACTGTTCAAGCCTTATTTGCAGGAGGGGCATGCGGCGTCGGTGTACGTGATCGTGCCACTGCGATTCCAGCTCGACAGTTAG